A genomic stretch from Primulina eburnea isolate SZY01 unplaced genomic scaffold, ASM2296580v1 ctg1146_ERROPOS100000, whole genome shotgun sequence includes:
- the LOC140820524 gene encoding uncharacterized protein: MKLGDFDLPSISAEFLEDAPLPRIIEDELFYHISDDDLRSIERLNAQQKIAFDTIIESIMNNQSKRFFIDGPGGTGRTFLYRSMLAHLRQMGKIIIAVATSGIAVTLLPGERTAHSRFQIPLRPTASTLCKIKKQTKLADLIRRASVIVWDEAPMANRYAFESVSKSFQDIMENQIEFGGKTMVFGGDFRQVLPVVKRGSKAEQIAASISRSTFWNCVKIIHLQQNMRSAQDIEFSQFLLRVGDGLQHTVNRDFIKLPDSIIIPWEGEQSIQVLIDSVFPNMLNHVNDGNYMVDRAIITPKNVDVDNINQMLILKFLGEEKEYTSWDSVEDDNHNLFQEEFLNSLNPSGLPPHKIKLKVGSPVMLLRNVAPELGLCNGTRLICRSLGRNFVDAEITTGPRKGTRFFLHRMPLKSEDNSGLPFELTRRQFPIRLSVALTINKAQGQTISNIGIFLRNHVFSHDQLYVALSRGVSQNSTKILVKDGNLERQYGVFTRNVVFKEVLLPNRER; encoded by the coding sequence ATGAAACTTGGTGATTTTGATTTGCCATCAATAAGTGCTGAGTTTTTAGAAGACGCACCACTGCCAAGAATAATTGAGGATGAGCTTTTTTATCATATTTCTGATGATGATTTGAGATCTATTGAACGTTTGAATGCTCAACAGAAGATTGCGTTTGACACCATCATAGAAAGTATTATGAATAACCAATCAAAACGTTTCTTCATTGATGGTCCTGGAGGCACTGGTAGGACTTTTCTATACCGCTCAATGTTGGCACATTTAAGACAAATGGGTAAAATAATAATTGCGGTAGCAACATCTGGAATAGCTGTGACATTATTGCCAGGTGAAAGAACTGCACATTCACGTTTTCAAATTCCACTTAGACCAACCGCATCAACactttgcaaaataaaaaaacagACAAAACTTGCAGATCTAATAAGGCGTGCATCAGTTATAGTATGGGACGAGGCTCCAATGGCAAATCGCTATGCTTTTGAATCTGTCAGTAAGAGTTTCCAAGATATTATGGAAAATCAAATAGAATTTGGAGGAAAGACAATGGTTTTTGGTGGTGATTTTCGACAAGTGTTACCGGTTGTTAAACGAGGGTCAAAGGCAGAACAAATTGCTGCAAGTATTTCAAGGTCAACATTTTGGAATTGCGTAAAGATAATACACCTTCAACAGAATATGAGATCTGCTCAAGATATTGAGTTCTCGCAATTTCTCTTGCGCGTCGGTGATGGATTGCAACATACTGTAAATCGTGATTTCATAAAATTACCAGATTCAATTATCATACCATGGGAAGGTGAACAATCAATTCAGGTTTTGATTGATTCTGTTTTTCCTAATATGCTAAATCATGTTAACGATGGAAACTATATGGTTGATAGAGCAATCATCACACCAAAAAATGTTGATGTGGACAATATTAATCAAATGCTGATTCTCAAGTTTCTTGGAGAGGAAAAAGAGTATACCTCTTGGGATAGTGTAGAAGACGACAATCACAACCTTTTTCAAGAAGAATTTTTGAATTCCCTTAATCCAAGTGGTTTGCCACCGCATAAAATCAAATTGAAAGTAGGAAGTCCTGTCATGCTCTTGAGAAATGTTGCGCCTGAACTTGGTCTATGCAATGGAACAAGATTAATATGTCGCAGTCTTGGTAGAAATTTTGTAGATGCTGAGATCACAACAGGTCCTCGCAAGGGTACCAGATTCTTTCTACATAGAATGCCCTTGAAAAGTGAAGATAATTCTGGATTACCATTTGAGTTGACACGTCGACAGTTTCCCATAAGGCTTAGTGTTGCTTTGACAATAAACAAAGCACAAGGTCAAACAATCTCAAATATTGGCATATTTTTGCGTAACCACGTGTTCAGCCACGATCAACTATATGTGGCACTTTCAAGAGGAGTCTCACAAAATTCTACAAAAATCTTGGTAAAAGACGGGAATTTAGAGCGTCAATATGGTGTATTCACAAGAAACGTGGTTTTCAAAGAGGTATTGCTACCTAATAGAGAAAGATAA